The genomic window CCGCGGTTCGGCTCGCTCACCGACCGGGGGCTGGTCTTCCGGCCCGACGGCAAGGACAAAGTGCTGCTGACGCCGGAGGAAAAGCACGCAGCTCCAGCTCAGCTTTGGCGCAGACATCGTCATTTGCCTGGATGACTGCACCCACCCGGATGACAGCGAGGCCGAGCAGCGCGAGAGCGTCCATCGGACAATCGCCTGGGCCAGGCGCTGCAAAGCCGAGTTCGAGCGGTGGCTGGCCATGCCCCGCAGCGCCCCCGCTTCGCACAGACCCACGGACGCGCCACCGGCAGCGGCTCTTTCGTCCCCGGCGGACGCTGCAACCAGGCGACCGCTGCTGTTCGGCGTGATTCAGGGCGGCGCTTCCAAAGAGCTGCGCAAGGCGTGCGCCGAGGCGTTGCTGGAGATTGGCTTCGACGGCTTCGGCTACGGCGGATGGCCGCTGGATAGCGAAGGCGAGCTCCTGCGCGATATCGTCGCTTATACGCGCGCGCTCGTCCCGCGCGCGCTGCCCATGCACGCCCTAGGCATCGGACATCCCGATAGCGTCGTCGCCTGCGCGCGCATGGGCTACGACGTGTTCGACTGCACCCTGCCCACGCGCGACGCCCGACGGGGCCGGCTGATGGTCTTCAACCAGCCGCCTGATGAGACGCGCTTCACGGGTCAGTGGTGGTCCTACCTCTACATCGGCGACGAGAAGCACATCAAGTCGAGCGCGCCGGTCTGCGACTATTGCGACTGCCCGACCTGCCGGCGCTACTCGCGCGGCTACCTGCATCACCTCTTCAAGGTCAAAGATGCAGCATACGGGCGATTGGCTACGCTGCACAATTTGCGTTTCATGACGCAGTTGATGGCGCGTCTGCGGCAGATCCTCGCCCCAGGCTGACGTGATGCACGACGATCCCCGGCTGGATGAGCTGGTCAGGCAAGTGCGCGCCAGCCGCAAATACAGCGCGATCAGCGAAGCGCTTGTGCGGCGCATCGGCGCTGCGGAGCTGTGCAAGCGCGCGACGCTCCAAGACGCCGTCAAAGCGACCAAGAAGACGCTGCATCAAATCGCCGGCCTGTATCTCGCCAACGCGCACCCGCCTTACGACGCATGGCTGCGTCAGATCATCCAAGCGCCCGACGACGCCGCGCGGCGCGCCGTGTTGCGATCCATCATGAACCATCACACCTCGACGCGCGAGCGGCTCCCCATCCTGGATGCGTTCTACGCGCGCGTGCTTGCCGACCTTGGCCCGGTGCGCTCGGTGCTCGACCTCGCCTGCGGCTTGAACCCGCTGAGCCTGCCGTGGATGCCGCTGGCCGCCGGCGCGGCCTATCATGCCGTGGACATCTACGAGGACCTGGCAGGCTTTCTGCGGGCAGCCCTGGCGGCGCTCGGCGTAGCGGGCAAGGCCGAAGCCCGCGATGTCATCGCGGATTGCCCCACCGACGCGGCCGACGTCGCTCTGTTGCTCAAGGCGCTCCCCTGCCTGGAACAGCTCGACAAAGCCGCCGGCGCGACCATCCTGGATACAATCAATGCGCGCTGCATCGTCGTCTCGTTCCCTACGCGGACGGTGGGCGGCCGGCAAGTCGGCATGCGCGAGAACTACGCGGCGCGCTTCGCGGCGATGATCGCCGACCGGCCTTGGCGCGTCGAACGCATCGAGTTTGCGGGCGAACTGGCCTTCCGCCTGACGCGATAGGCCGCGCGGCGCAGCGCATTCGAGGGACATCCATGATCGCAGTGATTGACTACGGCGCAGGCAACCTGCGCAATGTGTGCAAAGCGCTGGAACACGTTGGCGCCAAACTCACGTTGACCGACGACCGGCGCGAACTGGAGCGCGCCGCAAAGCTGGTGCTGCCCGGCGTGGGCGCCTTTGCCGATTGTCAGCACGGCCTGAAGGCGCGCGGCTTGTTCGAGCCGCTGCGCGCGCTGGCGCTGGCCGGCAAGCCGTTGCTCGGCATCTGCGTCGGCATGCAACTGCTGTTTGAGGTCGGCGAGGAGATGGGCGAGTGGGACGGCCTGGGCCTGATCCCCGGCCGCGTCATCCGCTTCCACTTCACAATGCAAAATAACACCGCCGACGACGAGGGCGAACGCCGGCTCAAAATCCCACACATCGGCTGGAATCAGTTGTGGTTGAAACAGCCCGATCATCCGCTGCTGGCCGGCATACGCGACGGCGACTATGCTTACTTCGTCCACTCCTATCACCCGCAGGTCGCCGATCCGGCGCACGTGCTGGCGGTCACCGACTACGGCTACCTGTTTCCGTCGGTGGTCGCGCAAGGCAACGTGTGGGGCATCCAGTTCCATCCGGAAAAGAGCCAGGACGTCGGCTTGCGCCTGTTGAGAAATTTCGTGGCTTGGCCGGCGAACGATGCAACGCTCGGCGATGTCTATGGGAGGAGCAAGCATGTTCACGATCTATCCGGCCATTGACCTGCGCAACGGGCGCGTCGTGCGCCTGTTGCAAGGCGACCCATCGC from Candidatus Roseilinea sp. includes these protein-coding regions:
- a CDS encoding hypothetical protein (possible pseudo, frameshifted), with amino-acid sequence MPRSAPASHRPTDAPPAAALSSPADAATRRPLLFGVIQGGASKELRKACAEALLEIGFDGFGYGGWPLDSEGELLRDIVAYTRALVPRALPMHALGIGHPDSVVACARMGYDVFDCTLPTRDARRGRLMVFNQPPDETRFTGQWWSYLYIGDEKHIKSSAPVCDYCDCPTCRRYSRGYLHHLFKVKDAAYGRLATLHNLRFMTQLMARLRQILAPG
- a CDS encoding 16S rRNA methyltransferase, producing the protein MHDDPRLDELVRQVRASRKYSAISEALVRRIGAAELCKRATLQDAVKATKKTLHQIAGLYLANAHPPYDAWLRQIIQAPDDAARRAVLRSIMNHHTSTRERLPILDAFYARVLADLGPVRSVLDLACGLNPLSLPWMPLAAGAAYHAVDIYEDLAGFLRAALAALGVAGKAEARDVIADCPTDAADVALLLKALPCLEQLDKAAGATILDTINARCIVVSFPTRTVGGRQVGMRENYAARFAAMIADRPWRVERIEFAGELAFRLTR
- the hisH gene encoding imidazole glycerol phosphate synthase subunit HisH — translated: MIAVIDYGAGNLRNVCKALEHVGAKLTLTDDRRELERAAKLVLPGVGAFADCQHGLKARGLFEPLRALALAGKPLLGICVGMQLLFEVGEEMGEWDGLGLIPGRVIRFHFTMQNNTADDEGERRLKIPHIGWNQLWLKQPDHPLLAGIRDGDYAYFVHSYHPQVADPAHVLAVTDYGYLFPSVVAQGNVWGIQFHPEKSQDVGLRLLRNFVAWPANDATLGDVYGRSKHVHDLSGH